Proteins from a genomic interval of Chelonoidis abingdonii isolate Lonesome George chromosome 7, CheloAbing_2.0, whole genome shotgun sequence:
- the NSUN4 gene encoding 5-cytosine rRNA methyltransferase NSUN4 has product MNYSVQFGSLWPSIRVSLLSEQKYGALINNFSDADRVSRELELLNAVDFIYESQKAARHMQGDSPVERVRGEETVPQETHREQLSVEQTQMPSSLSTSISPNIKCYTFSKGDVSRFPPARPDALGTLGYYLLDAASLLPVLALNVQPGDLVLDLCAAPGGKTLALLQTGCCRHLAANDISASRSNRLHRVLCSYIPKDISADVRITSWDGRKWGELEGDTYNRVLVDVPCTTDRHSVMEEDNNIFSQMRMKERQMLPMLQVQLLLAGLLAARPGGEVVYSTCSLSQLQNEYVVERAVEVAETEYNINVHVEDLSYFRRLFQDTFSFFADCRLGELVLPHLTANFGPMYFCRLRREQ; this is encoded by the exons ATGAACTACAGTGTGCAGTTTGGCAGCCTGTGGCCCTCGATTCGCGTCAGCCTTCTCTCGGAACAGAAATACGGCGCGCTCATCAACAATTTCTCTGACGCCGACAGGGTCAGCCGAGAACTGGAACTTCTAAACGCTGTGGATTTTATTTATGAATCTCAGAAAGCAGCTCGGCACATGCAGGGGGATTCGCCTGTAGAACGAGTGAGGGGTGAGGAAACAGTGCCCCAAGAAACCCACAGAGAACAGTTGTCTGTGGAACAAACACAGATGCCATCATCGCTTTCTACGTCCATCAGCCCCAACATCAAGTGTTACACGTTCTCCAAAGGAGATGTCAGTCGGTTTCCTCCGGCAAG ACCAGATGCTTTAGGAACCCTTGGCTACTATCTGCTGGATGCCGCATCACTCTTGCCTGTCTTGGCTCTCAATGTGCAGCCTGGTGACCTAGTCCTTGAcctctgtgcagcacctggtggCAAGACGCTGGCTCTTCTGCAGACAGGATGTTGCC GTCACCTGGCTGCCAACGATATCTCTGCTTCCCGCAGTAACAGGCTGCACAGAGTTCTCTGTAGCTACATTCCCAAAGACATCAGCGCTGATGTGCGCATCACATCCTGGGATGGAAGGAAGTGGGGGGAACTGGAGGGGGACACTTACAATAGG gtgcttgtggatgtGCCGTGCACGACTGATAGACATTCCGTCATGGAAGAGGACAACAACATTTTCAGTCAAATGAGAATGAAGGAGCGTCAGATGTTGCCGATGCTGCAGGTGCAGCTGCTTCT CGCTGGACTCCTCGCTGCCAGACCGGGAGGGGAAGTGGTGTACTCCACGTGCTCCCTGTCTCAGCTGCAGAACGAGTACGTCGTTGAGAGAGCTGTTGAGGTAGCAGAAACTGAATACAACATCAATGTCCACGTTGAAGACTTAAGCTACTTCAGGAGACTCTTCCAggacacattttctttctttgcagaCTGCAGGCTGGGGGAGCTTGTCCTTCCCCACCTCACGGCAAACTTTGGACCCATGTACTTCTGCAGATTACGCCGGGAACAGTAG